The sequence below is a genomic window from Cedecea neteri.
CCACCACCGAAGAGGTGATGGCGCTGGTGGAGGAATTGGCGGCGGAGAAGGGAATTTACACCACCCATTTGCGCTCCGAATTTGAGCCGATTCTTGAGGCACTGGATGAGGCTTTCCGCATTGGCCGTCACGGCAATGTGCCGGTTGTGGTGTCGCACCACAAATGCGCCGGGGCGAAAAACTGGGGCCGCACGGTTGAAACGCTGAAGCTGTTTGATAGGGTGCGCGAGCAGCAGGATGTCTCCTGTGACTGTTACCCGTATTCCGCCAGTTCTTCAACGCTGGACATGAAACAGATCACCGACGAGTTTGAGATCGTGATTACCTGGTCTGAGCCGCACCCGGAGGTCGCCGGGAAGTCGCTGAAGCAAATTGCTGACGGCTGGTCGATGTCACTTCACGAAGCGGGAAAATTACTGATGCCCGCTGGGGCGATTTACTACAACATGGACGAGCAGGACGTGCGGCGCGTGCTGCGCTACCCGGCAACAATGGTTGGGTCAGACGGGCTGCCGAACGATCCGATGCCGCATCCTCGCCTGTGGGGCGCATTCCCGCGCGTGCTGGGGCACTACAGCCGTGACGAGAAGCTTTTCCCGCTGACGCAGGCGGTGCATAAGATGACGGGGATGTCGGCGGCGCGGTTCCAACTGCCCGAACGGGGTCTGGTGAAGTGTGGCTATTACGCTGACCTGGTGTTATTCGACCCGCTGACCGTGCGCGATGTCGCGAGCTTTAGTGACCCGAAGCAGCCTGCAGCGGGTATTGAAGCGGTGATGGTGAATGGCGTGATGAGCTACGGGCTCGAGCAGAAGGTGACTGGCCGGGCGGGGCGGTTCCTGCGTCGGCAGAAGTGAGTATAAATTTATCCCCTCACCCCGGCCCTCTCCCCAATAGGGATAGGGATAAGAGTTCCCGGACTGGACGTTTGTCCCCTCTCCCTTCCAGGGAGAGGGTTAGGGTGAGGGTAAACCGATCAACAAGGAGCAATGATGAGCATTAAACGTTATGGCGTGGGCGGCAGCACCGGTACCGGCGGGCAGCACCTGCCTTTTGCCAAAGCCGTTGAAGCGGCCGGGTGGCTGTATGTGTCCGGCCAGACGCCGATGAAAGACGGCGAAGTGGTTGAAGGCGGGATTGTCGACCAGTCGCGGCTGGCTATTCAAAACTGCGTGGATATCATGACCGAAGCGGGCTACACCCTCGCTGACGTGGTCCACGTGAAGGTCTACCTGACTGACGCCCGCTACTTCCAGTCCTTCAATAAAGTGTTCCGGGAGTTCTTCGGCGACCACCCGCCGGCCCGCGTGTGCTGCGTGGTGGACCTGGTGGTGGACTGTAAAGTTGAAGTGGATGTGACCTGCTACCGCGCCGACCGGGGTTAATCGCCGAGCGGCTGCCTGTCTGCTCCGCCGCGATGGCTGTCCAGCGCCAGCTTGATGCGGCGCAGCCGGTCCTTCGCCTGGCTTTTGTTGGCCATCGCCAGTTCGGTGGCCAGCACATCAATCATTGCCAGCATGGCGTAACGCGAAGTGCTCGGCTTGAAAATGTAGTCGTTTTCACGAATAATCAGCGGCAGCACGATGTCCGCCTGTTCAGCGAGCGGTGTTCCCTGCGGGGTAATGGCGATGATCTTTGCGCCGTACTGGCGGGCAATCGCCGCGCTCTCCACCACTTCCGGCGTGTAACCTCCCAGTGATAGCGCCACCACCACATCGTTGGAGGCCACCGACGCCGCCATCATTCTCGCCAGCAGGCCATCGCTTTGGCTCACCACCGGCAGGCCCAGACGAAAGAGACGAAACTGTAATTCCTGCGCGCAAATTGTTGATCCGCCGCCCATGCCCAGCGCCAGAATCTGGCGTGCATTGCTCAGCCAGGTCACGGCCTTGTTGAGTGACTCCGGATTTAGCGCGCGGCGGTTGATATCCAGCACATTGATGATGGTTTCGTAGATCCCCTGCACGCCTTCGAGGTCCGGCACGTCGAGAATAAAGCGCTGCCCCACTGCCAGAGACTGGGCGAGTTTGACCTTCAGTTCGCGCACGTCCTTGCAGCCGATGGCGCGGGCAAAACGGGTTATCGACGCCTGGCTGGTTTGCGTCTGGCGCGCCATTTCCGAAATGGGCAGCGCCGCAGCGGTTTGCACATCGTCCAGAATAAACTGCGCGATGCGCTTTTCGGTGGCGGTCAGCTCAACGAAGCGGTCGGTGATGCAGGAGATAATATCGATGGTGTAGCTCATGGCGCGACCCTGGTACTTGTGCAAAAAAGAGAAGGTACTTTGTACCATAAAACCGTTGTCAGGGTCGCTTCACGCGGATTCAGAATGGCTCGCTAACCGCTTCCATACGCCGCTGTTTGATCGTCGCCCGAATAAAGGCGGCGATGAAGACCAGGGCAGAAAGCACAACGATGGTCGGCGCGGGGGCGCTGTCGATAAAGAAGGAAAGGTAGACGCCAAAAAACGATGTCACGATGGCCTGCCCAAGCGCGACCAGCATCATGCTTTTAAAGGTTCGCGTCAGCAGCGAAGCGATAGCGCCTGGCGCGATAAGCAGGGAAATCGCGAGGATAATCCCCACCGCCTTCAGCGCCGCGACGATGGTTAGCGAAACCAGGCAGAGCAGGCCGTAGTTCAGCAGCTTCACGTTCAGGCCGGAGACCTGGGCCTGAATCGGGTCGAAGGCATGTAGCAGCAAGTCCCGCCATTTTAGCCCTACAACAATCACCGTTAGCAGCACGATAGCGCCCGTTTGCAGAATATCGCTTCCGCTGACGCCCAGCATATCGCCGAACAGAATGTGGTCGAGATGGATATCCGGTTTCAGGTAGACATAAAGCACCAGGCCCGCGCCAAACATGCCGGAGAAAACGATGCCCATCACTGTGTCACGCTTGATGCGGCTGTTGTCCTGCAGATAGCCGGTGGCAAAGGCGCAAAACAGCCCGGCCACGAACGCGCCGAGGCCCAGCGGCAGGCCGACCATCCAGGCGATCACCACGCCGGGGAAGACCGCGTGGCTCATGGCATCGCCCATCAGAGCCCAGCCTTTTAACACCAGGAAGCAGGAGAGCAGCGCACACGGAATGGCGACCAGCGTGGTCATGGTCAGGGCGTTGATCATAAAGCTAAACTGGAAGGGCGAAAGCAGCGTGTCTAACAGGCTCATGGCGTTTGCTCCAGGCTCAGGCGCGCGCGCCGACGGTTAGCCAACAGGCCGTGTTTGGGGGCAAACACGAAGGTCAGCAGGAAAATAAGCGTTTGCAGCACCACGATAATGCCGCCGGTGGCACCGTCGAGGAAATAGCTTATCCAGGTGCCGAATGCGCTGGTAAAAGTGCCTAACGTAACGGAAATTATCAGTAGTTTGGGGAAACGATCCGTCAGCAAATAGGCCGTTGCACCCGGCGTGACGACCATACAAATTACCAGAAACGCGCCAACGGTTTGCAGCGCCGCCACGGTGGTGGCCGACAGTAGGGTGAAGAACAAGCCTTTGAGCCACAGCGGGTTAAGACCAATGGAACGCGCGTGGTTTTCGTCGAAGAAGGTCACCATCAGGTCTTTCCACTTCAACAGCAGAATCGCCAGGGATACAAAGCCGATAATCGCCAGCTGCACGATATCCGACGGGGCGATGGCGAGAATATTGCCGAGCACGATGGTCTGGATGTTTACCGACGTTGGGTTGAGCGAAACCATAAACAGCCCGAGGCCAAAGAATGACGAAAAAATAAGGCCAATGATGGTGTCTTCACGCAGGCGCGTGCGCTGGTTTAAAAACAGCATAGTGCCTGCTGCGAGGCCGCCGGAGAAAAACGCGCCGATGGAAAACGGCAGGCCGAGCATATAGGCGCCAGCCACGCCAGGCACGATGGAGTGGGAAAGGGCGTCGCCGATGAGCGACCAGCCTTTCAGCATCAGGTAGCAGGAAAGAAAGGCGCAGACCCCGCCGACCAGCGCCGATACCCAGATGGCGTTAAACATGTAGCCATAGCCGAACGGCTCGAGGAGAACGGACATTACGGCTCCCTTTTTAACGCTGCACCGTGGATAAACGGCCTTTCGTCGTCGGTGAGGACGCTGGTCTCTTTCCCGGTTAAGGTGACGTGCCGCAGCACGCCGCTGAACGCCAGCTCCAGGTTTTCCTGGGTAAAGGTGACGTCGGTTGGGCCGCAGGCCAGCACGGTACCTTTCACCAAAACGGTATAGTCGCAATAGTCAGTGACGGCGCCGAGGTTGTGGGTTGAAACCAGCATCGTGCGGCCTTCGTCCCGCAGCTCGCGCAGCAGGGCGATGATCTGCTCTTCCGTTTTCACGTCTACGCCGGTGAACGGTTCGTCCAGCAGAATCACCTGGCCGTCCTGGGCAATCGCCCGCGCGAGAAACACGCGCTTTTTCTGGCCGCCGGAGAGTTCGCCGATTTGGCGCTTGCGGAAATCACTCATGCCGACGCGGGCAAGGGCGTTGTCTACCGCCTGTTTGTCAGCCTTGCCGGGAATACGCAGCATCCCCATATGGCCAAAGCGGCCCATCATTACCACGTCCTCCACCAGTACCGGGAACGTCCAGTCTACGTCCTCGGACTGCGGCACATAAGCCACCAGGTTGTGGCGCAGCGCCTTGCGCGTAGGCATATCCAGAATCGAGATACTGCCGCTGGCGAGGCACACAAAGCCCATGATCGCTTTAAACAGCGTGGATTTCCCGGAGCCGTTGACGCCCACCAGTGCCGCAATGGTACCGGTCGGGATTTCAAAGCTGGCCGCCCGCAGCGCGGTGTGGCCATTGCGATAGGTGACGCTGGCGTCCTGAACGACTATGCCGGGACGACGACTCATTTCTTCAGCCCTGCATTGATGCCGTTAACGATGGTGCTGGTGGTGACGCGCAGCAGGTCAAGGTAGGTGGGTACCGGGCCGTCTGCGGCACTCAAAGAATCGACATAAAGCACGCCGCCATAATGTGCGCCAGACTCCCGCGCTGCCTGTCGAGCAGGTTTGTCGGAGATGGTGCTTTCGCTGAAGATCGTTGGGATCTGGTACTGGCGAATGCTGTCGATCACTTTGCGCACCTGCTGCGGGGTACCCTGCTGATCGGCGTTGATCGGCCACAGATAGAGTTCTTTCAGACCAAAGTCGTTGGCCAGGTAGGAAAAAGCGCCTTCGCTGGTGACCAGCCAGCGTTTATCCGCCGGAATTTTTGCCAGTTCGTTGCGAAGCGGCTCGATGGTCTGCTGAATTTTCTGTTTGTAGGCTTCGGCGTTGCGGGTATAGGTCGCCGCGTTATCCGGATCGTATTTAACGAACGCATTCCGAATGTTATCGACGTAGATCAGCGCATTTTGCGGCGACATCCAGGCGTGAGGGTTTGGTTTGCCGTTATAAGGGCCTTCGGTGATGCCCGTGGGCTGAATGCCGGTGGTGACGACGACTTCAGGCACACCTTTCAGGTGTTGATAAAACTTCGCGAACCAGAGTTCGAGATTCAGCCCGTTGGTCAGGATCAACTGCGCGCCCTGCGCCCGACGGATGTCTCCCGGCGTCGGCTGGTATTCGTGAATTTCCGCTCCGGGCTTGGTGATGGACTCCACGTCTGCCGCGTCACCGGCCACGTTCTGCGCCATATCCGCGATGATAGTAAAGGTGGTGATCGCCTTAAATTTGGCCTGCGCCTGAGCGGCACCTAGCAGCATCGCCAGCGCGGCGACTACAGCGACAATACTTTGCGTTAACTTCAGTTTCCCGGGCATCGTCTTCCCTCACGAGTGATTATAGATTCAGCATTTATAGCAAGTGCTATAAAACATAGCTGTTGCTATAACTGAATGCAAATTATTATCATTTGTGTGATTTAAATGTGGGGAGTCCCCCTCACCCCAGCCCTCTCCCCAGAGGGGCGAGGGAGAAAACAAAAACAATGGAAAACACTGTTTATTGTTTCTACTCAAGGAATGAAGGGGAGAACAAAAGCCACGGAAAACGTTCAGTTATTCCCTCTCCCTTTCAGGGAGAGGGTTAGGGTGAGGGTCCTACAACCCTAATGCATCAAAATCTGAAGCGTTATGGCGCTCGGCCAGCTGCACATCTCCCCAGGTGCGGTTCACGATGCGGCCACGCTTCACCGCCGGGCGGCTAGCCACTTCATCGGCCCAGCGGCCAAAGTGTTTGTAGGAGGCTATGTCGAGGAACTCGGCGGATTCGTACAGGCCGCCTTTGGCCAGCGCGCCGTACCAGGTAAAGATGGCAATATCGGCGATCGTGTATTCATCTCCGGCGATAAAGCGGTTTTTCTCCAGCTGCTTATCGAGCACGTCCAGCTGACGCTTGGTTTCCATCGCGAAGCGGTTGATGGCGTACTCAATTTTGACTGGGGCATAGTGGTAGAAGTGGCCGAAGCCGCCGCCCAGGTAAGGGGCGGAACCCTGCAGCCAGAACAGCCAGTTCAGCGCTTCGGTACGTCCGACGATATCTTTCGGCAGGAAGTGGCCGAATTTTTCCGCGAGATAAAGCAGGATGTTGCCGGACTCAAACACGCGCAGCGGCGGCGTGACGGAGTGGTCAAACAGTGCCGGGATCTTGGAGTTCGGGTTTACTTCCACAAAGCCGCTGGAGAACTGGTCGCCTTCGCCGATGCGAATCAGGTGCGCATCGTATTCTGCCCCGCTGATGCCCAGCGCCAGCAGCTCTTCCAGCAGAATCGTGACTTTCTGCCCGTTCGGCGTGCCGAGGGAGTAAAGCTGCAGCGGGTGTTTGCCGACAGGCAGCGTTTTTTCATGAGTTGGGCCGGAAATCGGGCGGTTGATGCTGGAGAACTGACCGGCTTCGGTCTTGTTCCAGGTCCAGACTTTTGGGGGCTGGTAGTTGTGTTCGGACATCGCGTGATCTGCCTTCTTCTCAGGTTAGTTATCTGATGAAACTATCTTGAAGTGTAGCAAGAGGGAAGAGCCTGCCGGGCTATACCGCCAGAAAAGCGAAAGCCCGGCGCGGCGTTAAGCCGGTTTCAGCCCCGGTTCAACGAGGCCGTATACCTGATGATTCAGGTGGGAGGATTTTGCCAACTCTGCGACGTGCGCGGCGACATCGGCCCGCATGACCATGCCGTGGATCTCTGCTGTCTGGCTGAGCGTTGCTTTGCCGGTTGGTTCGCCGTGAAGCAGGCCGCCGGGGCGCACAATGGCAAAGTCCAGCGTGCTGGTTTGCAGCCAGCTTTCGGCGAGGGATTTTTCCCGTACTGCCTGACCAAAGGCCGCTTTTGCCCGATCGGATAAATAAGCCCAGCCTTCTCCGCAGCCTAAAGAGGTGACCAGCACTATGCGTGAGATCCCGGCTTTTTCGGCGCAGTCGATAACCGTCCGGTGCGCCTGGTAATCATGTGACCCGCCCATCGTTGAAATAACGGTGGCGTCTTTACCTGCCAGGCGGCAGGCTTCTGCGACAGCGCCTGCGTCGCAGGCGTCACCGATAATGACCTGGGCACCTGCCTCACGCAGTTTTGCGGCGGCTTCTTCGTTACGCACCAGCGCAACAACGGGGCGGTTTTCTGCCAGCGCCAGCTTGGCGGTTAGCGCGCCTACGCCTTTGCCTCCGGCCCCAAAAATTAACCATGGCGTCATGCAATATTTCCCTTAATTTTCTCTGCCAGCGCACGAAAAGCCGCCAGCTGGTCTGCCAGTAGCTGGCGGTGATCGTCGCGCCCGATGAAGATTTTTAGCATCGCGCTGCCCGCCTGATTGAAGAACAGAATCGAGGCGGTGTCCATCCCCATAAACTTGCGTTCCACCAAAGCGATGTGGGCGCAGTTGGCCGCTTTGATATGCCCCGTCATGCCTTTTTTGCCGCGCAGGTTGAAATAACCGTGGCGGTGGAAGCCGGAGGGCAGTTCCCCGGAAAATTCAATAATCACATCGGCGGTGTGTACCAGCGTGGTGACGCTGCCCCATTCGACAACGGTGTCCCAGACGGTGTCGAACTGCTCGCCGCTAACCAGCGCCTGAGCGGGGAGCTGGGAGACAACATCCAGCAGGGTGACATTATATTGTGCGGCAATAGATTCCAGCGTGCCGTCCGGCTGGGTTTTTAAGTAATCGGCGAGGGAAACGGAAGTCATAGCGTTGCTCCTTGTGGTTTTTTGTCCGTTGTTATGGGGGTATTGAGGGCGGCAACCAGCGTCTGCAGAGACTGGAAGATATTGCTGGCCCAGAAGCGGCCTTCATCGGTCAGGCGCAGGCAGGTTGACTCATCCCGGGTCAGGCCGGATTCGTGCCATTGGGTAAGCAGCGGCTGGAGCAGATGCGCATCGGAGGTTAACTCGTCGAGGGGCACGCGGGCGGTTTCAATGCCTGCCTGGAGGCGATGCCGCCAGCGGTAGCCTGGGTCAGTGGTGCGGGTCATCATCATCAGCGGTTTTTTTCCGGCGGCGACGGCAGCGTGCCAGGCCTCCAGGTTGCGTTCAACCATCCAGGAGTAGCCGTTTACCGAACCACCCGCGCCGGAGCCAAAGGCCAGGCAATCAGCACCTTGTTTAATCAGCAGATTGTAAAGGTTGCGTTCCCGCGTGGTGCGCGCCCAGTGGCTGTTGCTGATGCAGCGCCAACCTGCGCCGTCCATGAAGTCGCAGCCCTGCAGGTACAAATCCCTGCGTTCGGCCGGGGAAGGCAGCGTGACACGTCCGTTTTCCACCGCTTTACCCAGCGGCGTTTGCGGCAGCAGATTCAGGGCATAAAGATCGACCCCGTCGAGGCCTATGTCCCGCGCGATAGCCAGATCTTCTGCCCACAGCTTTTGATCCTGCCCGGGCAGGCCAAACAGCAGATCGCAGACTACGGCGGCGCGATCGCGTTTGCAGAGGTTTTCCATAAAGCGCCGGGCGGTGGGGCCGTCGGAGGTGCGTGCCATTTTTTTGCGGATTTTGCTGTTAAACGACTGGATACCGATGGAGAAGCGGTTGGCTCCGGCGTCGAGGCAGGCGTCGATGCGCTCATCGTCAAAATTCAGCACCCGTCCTTCAATGGTGATTTCGCAGTCCGGGGCCAGCGGCAGGCTGTGGCGCAGGGCGGTAATGATCCGCGCTAAATCTTTGGCTGACAGCGCCGAAGGCGTGCCGCCGCCAAAGTAGATGGCGTGAATGGGGGCCGACTGGTGCAACGGGCTGCTGGCCTCCAGCTCGATCTCCCTGAGCAGCGCGTCAGTGTAGCGTTCGCAGTGGTCTGCTTCATAACGATTCTGGTAAAAACCGCAGAAGGTACAGTGCGTTGCGCAGAAGGGAATGTGGAGGTAAACCAGCCTTTTGCCGGGAGGCGTTGGGCGGGTAATCACCTGCTGCCAGGTGTGCTCAAGCTGGTCTTTGGCGATGGGCATTGCGCCGCGCCAGGGCATGGTGGCGTGCCTGTCTTTAAAGGGTTGCCCGCCGGGGAGCGCAAAGTGCGCCTGGAGATCCAATTCAGGTTTCATGTTCAACATCGCTCATTTCAACGTAATCTTTAATCGCTCTGGCCGGACTCAGGCCAAAACTGGTGATGCAGCTGTTCCACGGCCTCTGCGACGCGCGGCCCCATGCCCAGAATCAAAGCCTGATCGAGAATGACTATCCGCTTGTTTTTCCAGGCCGAGGTGTGGGTGATCCCGGGAATGGCTTTCAGCGCTTCGGGGTTGCCCTGGGTCATTTGGGTTGTCGCGACGATGACTTCCGGGTTGGCGGCGATCATCGCCTCGGTGCTGTAGTTCTGGTATTGACGATGCCAGGCGATGTTTTTTGCTCCGGCCATGGTCAGGATGGTGTCGGCCACGCTGCCCGCACCGGCAACCTGCGGCACGCTGCCACCCGCCGAGAGAATAAACATCGCTTTAACGGGGTGTGGCTTGAGCGCGTTACTTTTGGCAATCGCCTCCAGCCGCTGTTTAAGGCTGGTAATCAGCGCTTCTCCCTGTGGCTGGCGCTGTAAGGTCATCGCCAGAGCTTGAATGTTGGCGTACATCTGCTCGACGGTAGCGGGCACTCGCGGGAGCTGCAGGATATTCACCTTTGTTTTTTCCAACTGCCCGATGACGATTTGCGGCCCGGCGTCCTGCCAGGTAATGAAGCGTCCGGGGCGCAGCGACAAGATGGATTCGCTGCTGAGCTGCATCCAGGAACCGATGTGCGGCAGCTTTGCCGTTTCCGGCGGCCAGGTGGTGGTTTCGTCCACGCCAACCACCTGGCTGCCCGCGTCGAGGGCATAAACAAGCTCGCTCAGAGAGCCGCCAGCCACCACCAGCCGCTCGCTGGCCTGGCTGGAAAAAGAGGTGGTCAGCGCCAGCAGCGCGGCAAAAATACGTTTCTTCATCAGAATTTCCACCCAAAGCCGAGGGCCGTGTTGAAGCCCGCCTCCGGGATAGATTCGTGGGCGGTCTGGTAGCGTTTGTTGGTCAGGTTGTTCAGCGCCAGGTTGACCAGGTACTGGTCGTTGTCACCAAACTCGGCATTGATGGCCAGGTTTAACGTGGCCCAGCCGGGGTAGCATCTTTCACCGTCACCGGTGTTTTCTTTGGCGCGGGAAGCCGCGCGGATAAAGGCATCGGAGGTGATATTCATGGCGTTGAGCATTAGCGTATGCCTGACCCCGAAGCGGCCATTGACGGCAGGCTCGCCGGTATCCCAGGTTTTTAGCGAGTCGCTTTCATACTGTCGGCGCAGGAGATTACCGCTCAGGTAAGGGGAGACGGCCCAGCCGTTGTACTCCGCGCTCAGCTCGATGCCGTAGGTTTTGGCCCTGTTGATGTTGTCGTAAAAGCGATAGTTGGCC
It includes:
- a CDS encoding N-acyl-D-amino-acid deacylase family protein — translated: MKFDYLFRNVTVIDGSGGAEYLADVAVQGDRIAEIAPGISGEAVHEIDGSGRVLAPGFIDVHTHDDINVIRFPEYLPKISQGITTVIVGNCGISAAGAIINALVPDPMNLLGEAHQFVYPTVEAYAHAVEQARPAINVGTLIGHTALRNNQMDDLFRPATEAEILAMRGQLKQALQQGALGLSSGLAYASAFQSTTEEVMALVEELAAEKGIYTTHLRSEFEPILEALDEAFRIGRHGNVPVVVSHHKCAGAKNWGRTVETLKLFDRVREQQDVSCDCYPYSASSSTLDMKQITDEFEIVITWSEPHPEVAGKSLKQIADGWSMSLHEAGKLLMPAGAIYYNMDEQDVRRVLRYPATMVGSDGLPNDPMPHPRLWGAFPRVLGHYSRDEKLFPLTQAVHKMTGMSAARFQLPERGLVKCGYYADLVLFDPLTVRDVASFSDPKQPAAGIEAVMVNGVMSYGLEQKVTGRAGRFLRRQK
- a CDS encoding RidA family protein, coding for MSIKRYGVGGSTGTGGQHLPFAKAVEAAGWLYVSGQTPMKDGEVVEGGIVDQSRLAIQNCVDIMTEAGYTLADVVHVKVYLTDARYFQSFNKVFREFFGDHPPARVCCVVDLVVDCKVEVDVTCYRADRG
- a CDS encoding MurR/RpiR family transcriptional regulator, whose protein sequence is MSYTIDIISCITDRFVELTATEKRIAQFILDDVQTAAALPISEMARQTQTSQASITRFARAIGCKDVRELKVKLAQSLAVGQRFILDVPDLEGVQGIYETIINVLDINRRALNPESLNKAVTWLSNARQILALGMGGGSTICAQELQFRLFRLGLPVVSQSDGLLARMMAASVASNDVVVALSLGGYTPEVVESAAIARQYGAKIIAITPQGTPLAEQADIVLPLIIRENDYIFKPSTSRYAMLAMIDVLATELAMANKSQAKDRLRRIKLALDSHRGGADRQPLGD
- a CDS encoding metal ABC transporter permease; the protein is MSLLDTLLSPFQFSFMINALTMTTLVAIPCALLSCFLVLKGWALMGDAMSHAVFPGVVIAWMVGLPLGLGAFVAGLFCAFATGYLQDNSRIKRDTVMGIVFSGMFGAGLVLYVYLKPDIHLDHILFGDMLGVSGSDILQTGAIVLLTVIVVGLKWRDLLLHAFDPIQAQVSGLNVKLLNYGLLCLVSLTIVAALKAVGIILAISLLIAPGAIASLLTRTFKSMMLVALGQAIVTSFFGVYLSFFIDSAPAPTIVVLSALVFIAAFIRATIKQRRMEAVSEPF
- the sitC gene encoding iron/manganese ABC transporter permease subunit SitC, giving the protein MSVLLEPFGYGYMFNAIWVSALVGGVCAFLSCYLMLKGWSLIGDALSHSIVPGVAGAYMLGLPFSIGAFFSGGLAAGTMLFLNQRTRLREDTIIGLIFSSFFGLGLFMVSLNPTSVNIQTIVLGNILAIAPSDIVQLAIIGFVSLAILLLKWKDLMVTFFDENHARSIGLNPLWLKGLFFTLLSATTVAALQTVGAFLVICMVVTPGATAYLLTDRFPKLLIISVTLGTFTSAFGTWISYFLDGATGGIIVVLQTLIFLLTFVFAPKHGLLANRRRARLSLEQTP
- a CDS encoding manganese/iron ABC transporter ATP-binding protein, whose translation is MSRRPGIVVQDASVTYRNGHTALRAASFEIPTGTIAALVGVNGSGKSTLFKAIMGFVCLASGSISILDMPTRKALRHNLVAYVPQSEDVDWTFPVLVEDVVMMGRFGHMGMLRIPGKADKQAVDNALARVGMSDFRKRQIGELSGGQKKRVFLARAIAQDGQVILLDEPFTGVDVKTEEQIIALLRELRDEGRTMLVSTHNLGAVTDYCDYTVLVKGTVLACGPTDVTFTQENLELAFSGVLRHVTLTGKETSVLTDDERPFIHGAALKREP
- a CDS encoding metal ABC transporter substrate-binding protein, producing MPGKLKLTQSIVAVVAALAMLLGAAQAQAKFKAITTFTIIADMAQNVAGDAADVESITKPGAEIHEYQPTPGDIRRAQGAQLILTNGLNLELWFAKFYQHLKGVPEVVVTTGIQPTGITEGPYNGKPNPHAWMSPQNALIYVDNIRNAFVKYDPDNAATYTRNAEAYKQKIQQTIEPLRNELAKIPADKRWLVTSEGAFSYLANDFGLKELYLWPINADQQGTPQQVRKVIDSIRQYQIPTIFSESTISDKPARQAARESGAHYGGVLYVDSLSAADGPVPTYLDLLRVTTSTIVNGINAGLKK
- the yghU gene encoding glutathione-dependent disulfide-bond oxidoreductase, with the translated sequence MSEHNYQPPKVWTWNKTEAGQFSSINRPISGPTHEKTLPVGKHPLQLYSLGTPNGQKVTILLEELLALGISGAEYDAHLIRIGEGDQFSSGFVEVNPNSKIPALFDHSVTPPLRVFESGNILLYLAEKFGHFLPKDIVGRTEALNWLFWLQGSAPYLGGGFGHFYHYAPVKIEYAINRFAMETKRQLDVLDKQLEKNRFIAGDEYTIADIAIFTWYGALAKGGLYESAEFLDIASYKHFGRWADEVASRPAVKRGRIVNRTWGDVQLAERHNASDFDALGL
- a CDS encoding SDR family oxidoreductase, whose translation is MTPWLIFGAGGKGVGALTAKLALAENRPVVALVRNEEAAAKLREAGAQVIIGDACDAGAVAEACRLAGKDATVISTMGGSHDYQAHRTVIDCAEKAGISRIVLVTSLGCGEGWAYLSDRAKAAFGQAVREKSLAESWLQTSTLDFAIVRPGGLLHGEPTGKATLSQTAEIHGMVMRADVAAHVAELAKSSHLNHQVYGLVEPGLKPA
- the hutX gene encoding heme utilization cystosolic carrier protein HutX, with protein sequence MTSVSLADYLKTQPDGTLESIAAQYNVTLLDVVSQLPAQALVSGEQFDTVWDTVVEWGSVTTLVHTADVIIEFSGELPSGFHRHGYFNLRGKKGMTGHIKAANCAHIALVERKFMGMDTASILFFNQAGSAMLKIFIGRDDHRQLLADQLAAFRALAEKIKGNIA
- the hutW gene encoding heme anaerobic degradation radical SAM methyltransferase ChuW/HutW → MKPELDLQAHFALPGGQPFKDRHATMPWRGAMPIAKDQLEHTWQQVITRPTPPGKRLVYLHIPFCATHCTFCGFYQNRYEADHCERYTDALLREIELEASSPLHQSAPIHAIYFGGGTPSALSAKDLARIITALRHSLPLAPDCEITIEGRVLNFDDERIDACLDAGANRFSIGIQSFNSKIRKKMARTSDGPTARRFMENLCKRDRAAVVCDLLFGLPGQDQKLWAEDLAIARDIGLDGVDLYALNLLPQTPLGKAVENGRVTLPSPAERRDLYLQGCDFMDGAGWRCISNSHWARTTRERNLYNLLIKQGADCLAFGSGAGGSVNGYSWMVERNLEAWHAAVAAGKKPLMMMTRTTDPGYRWRHRLQAGIETARVPLDELTSDAHLLQPLLTQWHESGLTRDESTCLRLTDEGRFWASNIFQSLQTLVAALNTPITTDKKPQGATL
- a CDS encoding heme/hemin ABC transporter substrate-binding protein, yielding MKKRIFAALLALTTSFSSQASERLVVAGGSLSELVYALDAGSQVVGVDETTTWPPETAKLPHIGSWMQLSSESILSLRPGRFITWQDAGPQIVIGQLEKTKVNILQLPRVPATVEQMYANIQALAMTLQRQPQGEALITSLKQRLEAIAKSNALKPHPVKAMFILSAGGSVPQVAGAGSVADTILTMAGAKNIAWHRQYQNYSTEAMIAANPEVIVATTQMTQGNPEALKAIPGITHTSAWKNKRIVILDQALILGMGPRVAEAVEQLHHQFWPESGQSD